The Tamandua tetradactyla isolate mTamTet1 chromosome 23, mTamTet1.pri, whole genome shotgun sequence genomic interval AGGTCTCCTGGACGCTTCTGCTTCCTGTGCCAGTGTGCacacaggcagacagacagagctCCCGTGTTCTGCACAGTAGAGCCGTGCTGAGTGCATCCCTCTGCACTCCTTTGTAGTCTGGTAGATGTGGGGTGCCCCCAGGCAGGGGGCAGCCCCCCGTGGTCCCAGCCCCCCAGCCGGCCACCATGGGACCACCTGGCTTAGCCAGTGGCCTGGGTGGGTGTCGGCCACTCAGCCAGCACTGCCCCTCCCAGGGCTTTCAGCCACACCACAGGCCCTGTGCCCTCTGAGGGAGGGTCTGCCTCATGCCAAGACTATTTCAGACACTGTTTTCCCACGTTGTTTGTTACTTAGTCCCTTTAATTTGCCTGGGATTTATCTTTAGCGGAAGATGTGAGCAGGGCTCCCCGGGTGGGTGCCCCTGCCCGTTGCTGCACCAGCCGCCGTCCGCAGCTCCCCACCACCCCGCCTGGCTGCATCCCCACGGGCCTCAGGCCTCCCAAGGCTTGGGAACTGGGCTCGCCGTCGTCTGCGAAGACACGGCCATGTGTGGAGCACCGCTCTCTCACAGCGTCCTCTCGgtgctcatttatttttccatcagagAGCTGAAGTTGGCTTTTCTGGTTCTCAGAAGTACCGGTAATGTGCGTTAGGGATGGAGTTTCTATCTGCCTAACTGCGTTGCACGGCCCGGAACAGTGGCCTGCTTCTTTCTGCGTGCCCTCGCTTCCCTCTGTGTTCACCCAGCAGATGGTCACTGGGTGAAAACTCGATAAATGAAGAGGAAAGTGTTAGTGGTGGCACCTGCATGTGCTGGTGATGGCAGGTAACTTGCCTTGGAAACAAAAGTATAATGTGCCCTTGATTTCTAGCTTTTCATTTGGTCAGAAAGGATCTTTTCACAACACTTTCAAAGGCCCTTTGGACGAGTTTCCTGTCTGCCCCGTGTCCCTGTTGGCTTTCCTTTGCAGGCCAGGCCCATTTCTTGGTGTGCGGGTGTGCAGGTGTGCGGGCGTGCATGCGTGTGCTGAATGGCAGGGTCACACTTCATTGTTgagtaccctgttattgcagcaccgtttggtgaatttgttttttgggaagtgcgtggactgGGACTTCCCCGCGTGGCGGGCGAGATCCGCTTCTCTAAGCAGTTCTCAGCTGTGGGGCTCCTGGGCCTGGTCTGTGCGTGGAAAGGGCTTGGCCCCCCCAGAACCTCGGAAGCCAGCCCTTGCAGGCCGCTGGGGAAGGGCGTGACGGCCCGCCTGcctttccttccagggaaccttCTGAGCAGCCTCATGGGCTCGTCAGagcaagaggaggaagaggagagccCGGGCGACAGCAGCCCCATCGAGCTCGACTGAGTCTGCATGCCCACGCGGGCACCGGGAGCTGCAGAGCAGTGTCAGGGCGCAGGGTCGCAGCACACCCGCCTGCGGGGCTCGGCACCGGCTGCGGGCGGCACCCCCGTGTCTGCTCTCCGTTATTTATGTGAAGGGCCGAGGGCCACCAGCCTGCCTGTCGCTGCGCTGACCTGGACTTCAGAGCGAGCGTGCCCTTGGCCTCCAGCGCCCTCGCCCGTGTCCCCTCACTAGATTGATGCCTAATAAAGCACAGGTCTTGCTGTGACAGCGCCCTTTCCCATCCTTGTTTCTGGTCTCCTTCGGGCAGGGGTGCAGGCGCCGCGGCCTGTGCCGTCAAGAGACTGAGGCTGTGCAGCCCTCCGCCGGCGCCCGGCCTCGGACCCACCCTCCGCCCTGCAAACGCCGGCGGCTCCGCCCGTCTCCCTTCCCTCTGGGACAGGCAGCGCACTGTGGCCTGGCGGAGCTTGTTCTGTCTTGATGGAGTGTCCAGGGAGTGAGGGCCAGCCCGCCCCGGGTGGGCAGGGGCACCCCTGGCTCATCCCATTAGCTCCTGCACGGCCACCGGCCGGGGACCTGGTCCTTGACCGTCGGGCGCCCACAGGAGCCCCGCGCGGAGCAGCTGCTGCTCGCAAGCACCACGTCGCCACTTTCGAAATGTCGTTTCTGAAAAAGGGATACTGTGGGACTTTACGTTTCTTTCATGATGCAATATTTATTCTTATTGGGTTATTGGTTCCATTGACCTAACGTTTTAGGTTTTAACCAAATGCCCAGTCCAGGAAGGAGCAGCCCATCCTGTCACGGACACCCAGCCAGATGTCACCGGTATAATTacaaaaggggaaacactttattttttcacagTTAAAATAAAAGTTGTAGATTAATACACAGCGATCATGCACGGGAAGAAGGAAATATACCATTTTATTTActgtaaaaatggaatttaaaggaAGGTTTTGTGTTAATTGTTGAGTTTAAATAAACACTTTATACTGGACTTTGTGGCGCTgggcctttctgagtgggctcCTGGGCTGGGTCTCGAGTGTGGAACCACAGGCTGGTGGGGTGCAGGCTGGCCCTGGgtgggtggcagagctgggggtgCAGTGCTGACGGGAGATACAGAGCTGGGGGTACACATGTGAGGGGCTGCAGAGCTGGGGGGGGTACAGTACCCGGGGAGGTGTAGAGCTGGGGACTCTAGAAGTAGGGGTATGGGAGGGGGTGCAGAGCTGGGGGGGTACAGTACCCGGGGAGGTGTAGAGCTGGGGACTCTAGAAGTAGGGGTATGGGAGGGGGTGCAGAGCTGGGGGGGGGTACAGTACCCGGGGAGGTGTAGAGCTGGGGACTCTAGAAGTAGGGGTATGGGAGGGGGGTGCAGAGCTGGGGAGGGTCTGTTGCTCTTGGCACCAAGCCTGGGGGTCCCGGGGTGTCTGGAGGCTGGCGAAGGAGCTCTGGGGGAAGCGTCAGCATTCGGCTACGACTTGAGGAGCAAACATCTCTGTGTCATTTGATGTAGATTTGGAAAATTTCCAGCGGGTCATGGACGTCCCGGCTTCCAAAAGTGGATCCGTGGGTGGAGTGGCAGGTCAGCAGGGAAGGGCCTGGGGGCACCGGTCCGTGGGTCTGTCCACCCACCCACAGCTCCCATGCGCCCCCTGGCGGCCTCGCAGCCCCTGAGCCACACCACTGGAGGTCCTGAGGTCTAGGGTTCCTGGAGCCACTGGAGCCCCCCGAACTGCTCGAGTTACTGAGAGAAGCCAGTGGTGCAGGGGGGTCAGAGACAGTGACCCCGAGGGCTTGGGGGGTTGCATTGGGCCGGGCCGGGGTCTCCTACAAGCTCGTCGGGAAAGATGAGgccagggaggggcaggaggaggcagCACCACTGCCTACCTGAGGGACCAGCTTCTCTAACGGGTGGGCAGCCTCCCCCACCCCGCGCCCTGCTAAGCTCTCCCAGCCCCCTGAAGGGCCGGGCCTTGGGGTGGACTCGGGGGCACACCCCGCGGGTGCCAGGCCTCGGGCCGGGGCGGGTCGGGAACTGCGGCTCTTCCCTCGGGCCTCTGGCAGTGACCCCAGATGGACGCTGCTGGGGTTGAGGCAGTGGTCTGGGGGCAGCAGCCGCCCCTGGGAGGGTCCTGGCCCACTGGCCTACGTCAGCAGGGTCTTTGGGGGGGACCCCGGTGCTGCTGGGGGGGAGCCTGGGGCCTGGTGGCTCCAGGCTGTGGACAGCAGCACCGGCACCCCGTGCTGGTGTCAATGGTTTTGGGGTCCTCGGGGCTGAGGAGCATCTGACCCCACCCCTGGGGGGGGTCTCAGCATGGGTTTGCTGCCACCTGTGCCCAGGACCCCACTGAGAGGGCCCAGAGCTGCCCGCCAGGCAGAGGGTGGACGTGCTGGGAAGGGGGGGACACCCACGGACCCCTCCCCTGGTCTAAATCCCCTTTGAGGGCCTGGACTGCGTAGATGggacctttgtggggttaagctgcGGCCACCTGGGTCAGGATGGGCCTTGGTCCTATTATCAGACTCGGTAGAGGAGGCCACGGGGGTAGAGGGGGGCGAAGCCAGAGAAGAAAGGGAGGACGCGGCCACCAGCAGTGCCGCGAGATGGAAAAGCCCCGGGACCGGAGACCTGGCAGCCAGACCACCCGGGCCGCACGCAGCCTCCGGAGCCCCTGTGCGCGGGGACCAAGATGAGCAGAGACCAGGACACGCCAGAGCCACGCTTTATTCGAGGACATGACGCGGAGCCGGGGGTCGGGGACAGCCCAGGCCtgaacccccccccccgccaccggCCCACCAGGCTTCCCAGGAGACCCCCGCCCGCCCGGAACACCTCAGGGAGGGAGGCTCTGGGTGAGAAATAAATAGGGCGTTGCCTGCGCTGCCAGCAGcacgggggaggggcgggggccgGTCAGCAGGGGCGGGGCGGCCCTCCCTCCCCTGCCTGTCCCCCGTGGGCCCCCTGCTGGGGTCAGGGCCTGTGCTGCCCTACCCTCCCTCCTGACCCCTGACCCAACACAGTGGCCTGAGCTGGAGGGGGTGCATGGGAAGGAGGGGGATGGGAGGGAGGGTGTTGAAAGGGGGAagggctcccccaccccacccccacccccacccccaccacccggCCAGGGCtgcgggcaggggcagggcagaggtGGGGCAGGCGTCGACCCCAGCAGCACAGGTGTCCTTGACAGCCTGGAAGCTCCGCTCCCCGCCCCGCGGGGGCCCTGGCAGGAGGGCTAGTGAGGGGCCGAGGGCAGCGGGTCACAGCGGGGAGGGGGGCGGCAGCAACAGGTCTGGGGCAGGGGTCCCGCCGGGTCTGCGGTGACTTCCGGACCAACGTCCTGGCGGCGAAGCTCAAGCCCAGGCAGGGAGCCCGGTGTGCACGTCCAGGTCCACTGTGGGGGCCGCTGGCTACGGCTTATGCTTGAAGTGGGCCTCAACTGCGGGGGGCGGGCATGAGCACCGGGCGGGGACCCCACCTGACCCCCGCCCCCTCACCCGACCCGTGCCCCTCACCTGCCCCCTCACATGACCCCTGCCCCTCACCTGACTCCCCCACATCTCACCTGACCCCCGCCCCTCACCCCTCACCTATCCCCTCACCTGACCTGTCCCCTCACCCAACCCCCGCCCCTCACCCGACCTCCGCCCCTCACCCGACCCCCACCCTTCACCTGAACTCCGCCCCTCACCTGAACCCCGCCCTTCGCCTGACCCCCCTGCCCCTCACCTGGCCCCTCACCTGTCTCTTCACTTGACCCCTGCCCTTCACCTGACCTCCGCCCCTCACCTGACCCCCCCACACCTCACCTGACCCCCACCCTTCACCTGACCTCCGCCCCTCACCTGACCCCCCCACACCTCACCTGACCCCCCTGCCCCTCACCTGGCCCCTCACCTGCGTACTCCTGCGGCAGCATGGGTCTGTCCATGACCTTCTGGAAGGCGGCCACCCACTCCCGCTGCTCAGCCTCCGTCTCGCAGGCGAACAGGAACTTGCGCTCAGGTGTGACGATGGTCAGGCCGTGTGCCCAGTGGTGGCCCTGCGTGCCCGGCGGGAGCCGCGCCAGCACCCGGTAGCCGCCCTCCGTGCTGCCGATAAAGACCTCCCCACGGGCGAAGGCGTCCTGGGGAGCACCAGGCTGGGGCGAGGCCGACCTGCACCCCTCGAGGCCAGCCCGGCCCGTGCCGCCCGTGcagtgtggggacaggaagacGCCCCTCCCGGGGCCCCACTCACCAGGGGGTCTTTGAAGTACATGAGCCTCCGGTCGTCCATGGTGAACCAGCGCCGCCGGAAGCCCTCTGTTTGCTGCGGGCACAGCGCATGAGCGGCTGCCAGCCCGGAAGGGCCCGAGCCCCAAGGTCCCAGAGTGCCCCAGAGCCCCCCACAGCCCCCCACAGCTGCCCAGAGCCCCCCACAGCTACCCAGAGCCCCCCCAGCACAGAGAGTCCCCCACAGCTGCCCAGAGCCCCCCACAGCTGCCCAGAGCCTCCCACAGCACCCTGCCCCTCACTGCCTCCAGGCTCTGCTCACAACCAGTTCCATAAAGCCCGCCAGCCCCCCGCTTCCATAACAGTCCCCTGGGTGCCCCGCCCTTCCCCTTGGGGTGtccccatccacccacccccaaccccctccGCCAGGCAGACCCATGCTAGGGACCAGGAGCCACGGCCTGGAGCTGCTCGGACCACACTGCAGGAGGGAGCTGAGCCCACCCAGCCTGGGGGCCCCACCCCAACCCAGGGCTCTCGGGGAGGCTTCCGCCTGCAGACCCACCTTAGGCCCCGTCTTCTCCATGTACCCCTCCTTCACATAGTTCCTGGACAGCTTGGGCACcagctggggggcagggggcagggccaggagggtGGGGGTGCAGCCCGTCCAGGCCACTCACCCTCCACGCGCCCCTCCGCAGCTCAGCTGGCCGGGCCACCCCTTCCTCCATCCCACCCTCCAGCTCCCAAGgcctgccctccctcctcctcccctaccctccccctcccctccccctccctcccctcccctccccctcccccccacaccccacgccccctctctctctccatgcaCTGCAGCTAACCAAACCTTTGCCAGGATGAAGTAGGGGTGCTGGGGTCCCTGAGGGGCCCACCTCCCCAAGGACTCGCAGCCCCCCGTGCCCCCCCACAGCTGCAGCCACTCACATCGGCATCGCCTGCCCCCGGGAAGGCCACCTGCAGGTAGTGAAAGCGAGCCGCCCGCAGCGCGTTGAACCAGTCGGCCATCTCCTGTGGACAGAGCTGCGCGTGGGCTGGGGGCTCCCCAGGGCAGGGGTCCCCGTGGGCTCCTCCCCGTGGGACAGTGCTtgagccacccccacccccagggctgaGGCCTGACTATGGGAAGGGTTAGGGCCTGACCGGACGGGCGGACGCGGCAGGGCGGGTGGTGGCAGCATTGGTCCCAGGCCCCTCCGCCCCAGCCCTGCTGGGGGTCCCGGTTGGCCCCTTCCCCGGAGCCTCCTTCGTAGCAGGAGGCCGGCCTTGGCCACCCGGGGGCAGAGCGGGGTTCCCCCACTGATAGAGCCCCTCACAGCAGCACCCTGCCCGCAGCGGAGTGGGTGAGGGGCACGGGGCACCCCGTTCCAGCCCCCTCCTCTCAGCCCACCAGCCTCTGGCAAAGCCCCTGGCCCGAGGTGGCCCCCGCTGGGGGGCTGGCCTCTCCCCTACCTGCTCCCGCCTGGCCTTGCCTCTCCCCGCACAGGGGCAGCAAGTGGCCACCCCCAAGCGCCTGCACCAGGCCCTGGCTGCTCCCAGGACCGGTGCCCGCTGTCTTCTTTGGCTGGACTGGCCCTGCCCCGTCTACAGAGACCTCAGTGCCAGCGAGCCCCTCCCTCCGGCCCAGCAGCGGCTGCCCCGCGTCTCCTCGGCCACCGTGCCCCCACGGGATGCTGTCCGCCAGCTCCCCGGGCCCGCCATCTGCAGCCACTCCCACGCATCCCGGCACTCACCCCAGCGGTGCCCCGGCCCTCCAGCCCCCCTCCCAGGAGCTCCCAGGCCTTTCCACATCCTGCCCCCACCGCCTGGGCAGCTGCCTTGGGCCCCACTGCTCCCCATGCGCCCAGGCCCCTCTGGGAACCGCTGGACCCGGGACTGGCGGAGGAACCTTTCCGAAGTCCACACTGGGCCAGGACGCCCTCCCTCGGCTTCCCACTGCCCCCAGGACAAGGACGAAGCTCCTCAGAGGGCTGCCAGGACGTGCTGGACAAGCTGCAAGAGAGACTGCGCTTTCCCACTTGGGGCGCTTATTTCAGTCCACACCTGAAACTTAACTAGCAGCTCAACCGCTAACGGCCTCAGGCCTGGTTGTTTATaggagaaacaggaatgtgtgACGGCGCAAGTCTTTGAAACCAGCTTTGAGGGACACTAGCAGCCAGCAGGACCTTTCCTATATGCGAACCCCACAGGTAGAgggattctttctatttttcacttTCAGTGTAAACAAGTCCCAGCAGTGTCTAAACAGATGTTAACCCTGGGAACTGGGCAGTACGACACCCCTAAGCGGTCAAGGGCTGTTCCCAAGCCCTGCCCCCTTCAAGTGTTTCTCTGTGAGGCAAGATATGTCATGGGAAAAGAGAAGTGTCTCCACTTCCCGCACATGGCACAGGTGCAATTTTACTTATTCCTGAAACTCTGGTTAATGTCTATCTCTCTTGCTAGACTGAACTGCATGAGGACAGAGTCACGTCAAATAAGCTCACCTGTGTGCTCACCTGCATGCTCACCTGTGCACTCACCTGAACACTCACCTGTGCACTCACCTGCGTGCTTACCCCAGACCCCCACATAAGGCTGGGCATGGACCTGGCGCACGATTCCCTCCCTCTGGAAGGACAGAGGGACACAGCCAGCAAGAGCGCCTGCCCCTCACTTACAGAAAGTCCCCAAGCTCCCAACAGCGCCCTTGAGTTCCTGGCCTCAGTGTCCCCCCAGGGAAACAAGGGGCTCTGGGTACAGCTATGTTCCCTCCTGAAATCAGTTAATGGCTCAGTATGGGATTTCTGTAAGCAGGTCTAAAACCATGAGACTTAGGGAGAACAGGTACAAAGTGTAAGAAGCTGAAAAACATGATAAGTGGTCACTGATTTGGGAGAGCTGACAGGTGAACCTTCAGCCAACAGAGAGGAAACTGAGAGCCGACATGACTAGCATCGAACCACTGGGCTTGGGAGTGAACAGCTCTAGGCCCCTGGATGGGGGAGGGGGTTCCCCCACAGGTAATCTGCTTGAAATGCTGCCCCTCCTGTCCCTGACAAAAGAGGTTTATTCTCTGGGGAGGGTGAAAAGGAAGGTTTTGGAccgggcagggtggggtgggggaaccaGACACAGTGTGTATGTATGGGGCGGGGGGCATTCCAGAAACAGGGAAGTTACATGAATGCATACACACTGGATGCCGGGCCCCACTTCTCTGTTCTCAGCAACCCTACTGCTAGGGAGTTTTCTCTGAAAACCTGACAGGCCCAAGATCCCAGAATATCTGAAAGAAATTTCTTACTTGGAAGACAGGGacaaacaagaaacagaaaaccagaagaaataaaagtttaggGAAAAGAAAGTTTTGACAGTTGTCATTAATAATTAGAGCTAATATAATGTaatcatgaaacaagaacaggATGCTTTGAAAAAGGAACATTCCAAGAACAAAAAGGAGCTCTGCGAAATAAAAAACctgatatcagaaatgaaatccTCAACAGAGGAGCTGGAAGAAAGCATTGGAGAAATTTCCCAGAAagtagggaaaaagaaaagactggaaATAGAAGAGAAGTAAATGAGAGAACCAGTCTAGAAGTGCCAACACCTGACTGTTCCACAAAGAGAGAACAGAGGAAGTGAAGGGAGGAAACCAATGGAGAAAAAAACTCAAGAAAGAATGTCCTGCCCCCCTGAAGGATATGCCTGCCTAGTGCCCCACACCAAGCACCAGACACAACATCAGAACACTTTAAAACCCCAGggatatatgttaccacaataaaaaactaataatttaactgaaaacaaaacaagcaaaaacccagGGCTGAGCTTCCAGGGGGAGAAACCAACAAAGGGTCACAGGCAAAGGCTCAGGTGTGAGAGCAGCTCTGGGCTTCTCGACGGCTGTATCCAAAGCAGGGACTGTGAACTCCAAGCGCCCTATGTCCAACCAAGCTCAGCATCTACTCAAGGGGGGTCGGGTTTTCAGATACGCAACGTCTCAGGCGctcttcctcaggaagctaccAAAGGGTACGCTCCAACAAAAGGAGGGCGTAAACCAAGAAAGACTTGAGATCCATGAACCTGGAAATCAACACAGAAGTGAGAGGAGGCTGCAGGAGAGAGGGCTCTAAGAGGCAGGAATTAATTGACTAGCTGAAGTGCCTGGCTGTATCCAGAGGAGATTTACAGGATCCGTGGAGAGTTGGGGGCAATAAGTGCCAGCTGGAGGGAAAATACAACCATGtgcaggaaaggaaaagtaattaTAGTCTGCTCCAGGGCTGAAGTCTGGTTACATTTCCATACTCACACAACGTAATGCAGGATGCAAAATGAGCAAAATGACAACACGAGGATGATGGGCCCCTGGGACTGGACAGGTacatgtgggggtggggtgcagaaaAGTCCATAGTGGGAAGTCATCGGATAATGCCTTAAAATGGACAAATCTATCGGCAACACAAACACGGTATTTATGGGTATGGAGCCAAATTCCCGAAGGGCCTGTTAAACGGGGTGGAAGCGGCTGCCTTGGAAGGAGGTGAGGGGGTGAGAAACCATTTCTGTTTCTCATCAGAAGCTTCCAGAACTGTCATGGGACTGGAAACCAAAGCAGCCCCCACTGCTGGTGGCCCATCACCGCACTCTTCAATCTCACGCAAGAACACAAGGGCAGACATTGGGGGGCTCTCCGGGGTTCCCTCCCACTCCCTGCCCTCGAGATGTGGGGGTGAGGTCTGGTGGACAGACGCGGGCAACACCAGTGGGCGCTGAGAGCTGTGCGGCCCCTGCCCACCCACACCGAGGCCCCCAGGCGCCCCCCAGCCCCCGCCGGCCCAGCCGTGCGCCCCCACCTTCCCGTCCTCGTGGTAGACGAAGATGTTGCGGGTGCTGTTGTCCTTCAGGTAGGTGATCTGCAGGCCGTGCGGGTGCCCAACCTTGGCCGGCTGGAAGGTGGCGTTGAGATGCTCGATCTTCAGGATGGCCTTGGGCTCCTTGGCCTGAGGAGAAGGCGGCATCGGCCCAGGCCGCTCTCCAGGCCCGAGGGAAGGGGAGGGCGCCACCCTCCGCAGGTGCAGAGGGGGCTGAGCGTGCACCTGCGGGGCTGTGTGACTTCGGCCAAgctactcaacctctctgagcctcagagcCCCGGGCGGCAAAGCTAAGTACCAAGATCTGCCACCGGGGAGATGAGGTGGTCCCCGCCTGTGAACAGCTCCTGGGGTTCATGCCACCAGCTGCCCCTGCACCAGGCAGGCCTCCCGGGGCCCTCAGAGGGAGTGTATCCCTATCGCTGTCACCCCACCTATGGGGGACTGTGTGGGGCCTCAGGGACCCCATGCCCACCCCATGGCCTCAGACCCAGCTGCCAGGGGGCCCAGAGAGTGAAGGCAGCCAAAGGGGTAGACAGCTAGTGTCCAATCCCATGGGGACACCCCAACTCTCCCATGGGCCCCCCCAACCCCATAGGACCCCCAACCCCACAGGGACACCCCAATCCCTAAAAAGCCACGTCACATCCCCATGGGGGTGGAGGGGTCCCTGTGGGGCTGGCAGATTTCTCCAGGATCCCGAGGGAAGCTGAGAACACACGCCCCTGTCCATGCGCTGACCCAGGAGCAGCCCCGCCCGCCCCGCCGGCTCACGTCGTTCTTGTTGAAATACTTGAGGGCCCCCTCTCGCTCCGTCAGCACGAACTTGCGGCTCAGAAACTGCCCGTTGTCCCGGCCCCGCTTCCAGAGGAGTCCCTCTCGGTACCCTGGGGGGGGGCAGGGCCGCCAgtcaggctggggtggggggcctgCGGGCACAGCAGCCACAGGAACACAGCGCGTCCACGGCTCTGGACAGTTCCAGGGTCCTTCCCGCCGCCCTGGGGCTCTGCCTCCCGCGCTCCAGCTCCCCCGACGTGCCTGGGCTCTGCCGCGTGGGGCCGCTGGGAGCCCCTGCGGGGCCGCTCTGGCCACCTTTGGGGGACCTGGTCCGCGCCCCTCTCCTGGGACTGTCCTCTCCGCCACGGGGACCGTCTGCCCCCCACGCCACCCCAGCTGCCCGCCGATGAGAGCGCCT includes:
- the ADAP1 gene encoding arf-GAP with dual PH domain-containing protein 1 isoform X1, with product MAKERRDALLELLQRPGNARCADCGVPEPDWASHTLGVFICLSCSGIHRNIPQVSRVKSVRLDSWDEAQVEFMASHGNDAARATYESKVPPFYYRPSSSDCQLLREQWIRAKYERKEFMHPEKQEPYSAGYREGLLWKRGRDNGQFLSRKFVLTEREGALKYFNKNDAKEPKAILKIEHLNATFQPAKVGHPHGLQITYLKDNSTRNIFVYHEDGKEMADWFNALRAARFHYLQVAFPGAGDADLVPKLSRNYVKEGYMEKTGPKQTEGFRRRWFTMDDRRLMYFKDPLDAFARGEVFIGSTEGGYRVLARLPPGTQGHHWAHGLTIVTPERKFLFACETEAEQREWVAAFQKVMDRPMLPQEYAVEAHFKHKP
- the ADAP1 gene encoding arf-GAP with dual PH domain-containing protein 1 isoform X2, whose protein sequence is MASHGNDAARATYESKVPPFYYRPSSSDCQLLREQWIRAKYERKEFMHPEKQEPYSAGYREGLLWKRGRDNGQFLSRKFVLTEREGALKYFNKNDAKEPKAILKIEHLNATFQPAKVGHPHGLQITYLKDNSTRNIFVYHEDGKEMADWFNALRAARFHYLQVAFPGAGDADLVPKLSRNYVKEGYMEKTGPKQTEGFRRRWFTMDDRRLMYFKDPLDAFARGEVFIGSTEGGYRVLARLPPGTQGHHWAHGLTIVTPERKFLFACETEAEQREWVAAFQKVMDRPMLPQEYAVEAHFKHKP